The DNA sequence GCCGGCCGAGGCTCCGGCGACTCCAAGATCGGCGAACGGATCCAGCGCCGACTTCAGCACATCGGCCGCTTCCTGAGGTCCAAAGACGTTGGCCATGCGGACGCGGCCCGTGCCGCTGTCGATGTTGAAGTAGGCTACCAGCTTGCCGAACTCCGCCTTCGGCTCTTCAAACGTGCCGAAGTGCTCTTTCACATAGGCCTGCGAGCCCAGCAGGCCCTGCTCTTCCGCGCTCCAGAGGGCGATGCGGATCGTGCGCCGGGGCTGGATGCCCAGCGTTTGGATGAGCCGCGCGGCCTCCATCATCATCGATGAGCCGATGCCGTTGTCGGTCGCGCCGGTGGCCGAGTGCCACGAGTCCAGGTGTCCGCCCAGCATCACCACCTCATCCGCCTTGTCGGTGCCGGGGATCTCCGCCACCACGTTGTACGTCGTCTTGCCCTCCGGATAGACGTGGTTGGTGATGTCGAATTCCATCTCCACCTTCTCTCCGTCGTCCAGCAGGCGCGCAATGCGGCCGTAGTCTTCATTGCGCAGAACCACCGTCGGCACCACCTTGGTCAGGTCGTAGGTCCGGTTGTTGAACGCGCGCACCATGCCGTGGGCCATGCCCGCGTCGTTGACGCGTACCGGCGCTCCGTTGGCCACCAGCCATGCATCGATCTGCGTATTGATCTGTGCGGCTGTGAGCTTGCCGGGTTCCGGCTTGGCGGCGGGCGGACGGCCCGGTCCACCCTGGCCCGAGAGGCGCCGCTTGATTGCCTCCTCGTCCATGCGCTTGTTCAGCGGTTCGAAGCTGACGGGCACCACGGCGGCCTTGCCGACGAAGACGATGTGGCCGCCGACCTTGGTCTTGTTCTCTGCCAGCCAG is a window from the uncultured Paludibaculum sp. genome containing:
- a CDS encoding M20/M25/M40 family metallo-hydrolase codes for the protein MRLALLLLATALFVTAEERINSDVNQKLRQEEAAHSQVMKTLHMLTDRYGPRLTGSPNHEAAAKWARDKMTEWGLKNAHLEPWDFGHPGWLNDRASGYVTAPLKDNLVFEVLSWTPSTNGPAKSQVVLVDPPKAPTQEEFTAWLAENKTKVGGHIVFVGKAAVVPVSFEPLNKRMDEEAIKRRLSGQGGPGRPPAAKPEPGKLTAAQINTQIDAWLVANGAPVRVNDAGMAHGMVRAFNNRTYDLTKVVPTVVLRNEDYGRIARLLDDGEKVEMEFDITNHVYPEGKTTYNVVAEIPGTDKADEVVMLGGHLDSWHSATGATDNGIGSSMMMEAARLIQTLGIQPRRTIRIALWSAEEQGLLGSQAYVKEHFGTFEEPKAEFGKLVAYFNIDSGTGRVRMANVFGPQEAADVLKSALDPFADLGVAGASAGKSRRTGGTDSTSFNAAGLAGIGLGQDPIEYFGTTWHTNLDTYERIVPEDAMNASIVIAGAVWHLANRDEMLPRFTKEQMPEPVKTPVQ